Proteins found in one Gordonia sp. PDNC005 genomic segment:
- a CDS encoding alpha/beta hydrolase — MSLLENPPTSRGSLRARAFNDYVTLASRPMMAVLGRGAVAAPSLLTAARPGVNRGLSAVSPVPRGTRISPVREWSGTGRVYGEWVHEHPAFGGRIPDPATGRKVIYYLHGSGYVICSSRTHRGLVARLGRRAGVGSFSVDYRLGPEYQWPLGGDDAIRGYRWLLNQGFDGSQIVVAGDSAGGHLALDLLAANHRDGLPQPSAMVLFSPLYDPSFQMACALEDSGVKDPIINAHAARHFLRMYTGDADPDDPRMRVQLSPDMDLPRTLIQVGAREVMADDARAIHRVITEAGGTSTLQEWPGQGHVFQMFPYFTPESRHAVHEAASFIADA; from the coding sequence GTGAGCCTGCTCGAGAATCCCCCGACGTCGCGGGGTTCGCTCCGCGCCCGCGCGTTCAACGACTACGTCACGCTGGCGTCGCGGCCGATGATGGCTGTCCTCGGTCGCGGCGCAGTTGCTGCGCCGTCCCTGCTGACCGCCGCGCGGCCCGGCGTCAACCGCGGACTGTCCGCGGTGTCCCCTGTTCCACGTGGAACAAGGATCTCTCCAGTTCGCGAATGGTCGGGCACCGGGCGCGTGTACGGCGAATGGGTCCATGAGCACCCTGCCTTCGGCGGCCGGATCCCCGACCCCGCTACCGGGCGCAAGGTGATCTACTACCTCCACGGCAGCGGGTACGTGATCTGTTCCTCGCGGACCCACCGAGGCCTCGTTGCACGTCTTGGACGTCGGGCAGGCGTCGGATCCTTCTCCGTCGACTATCGCCTCGGACCCGAGTACCAGTGGCCGCTCGGCGGCGACGACGCGATCCGCGGCTACCGCTGGCTGCTGAACCAGGGGTTCGACGGCTCGCAGATCGTCGTCGCGGGCGACTCGGCAGGCGGCCACCTCGCCCTCGATCTCCTCGCGGCCAACCATCGCGACGGGCTGCCGCAGCCGTCCGCGATGGTGTTGTTCTCCCCGCTCTACGACCCGTCGTTCCAGATGGCGTGCGCGCTGGAGGACTCCGGCGTCAAGGACCCGATCATCAATGCCCACGCCGCACGTCACTTTCTGCGGATGTACACCGGAGACGCCGATCCCGACGACCCGCGCATGCGGGTGCAGCTCTCCCCCGACATGGATCTGCCGCGCACTCTCATCCAAGTCGGCGCCCGCGAAGTGATGGCCGACGACGCCCGCGCCATCCACCGCGTGATCACCGAGGCAGGCGGGACATCGACCCTCCAGGAGTGGCCCGGCCAAGGCCACGTCTTTCAGATGTTCCCGTACTTCACCCCGGAATCCCGCCACGCCGTCCACGAAGCCGCGTCCTTCATCGCCGACGCCTGA
- a CDS encoding tellurium resistance protein produces the protein MAIDYNKRPNPQPAGPAQQQPAQPPVSLQKLTLTKSAPSVSLTKQGSTTGHLRVNLNWTQGRGGGLFRRSSGVDLDLACLWEFTDGTKGIVQALGNSFQAPRTGNPVIYLDGDDRSGSVTGGENMYIDLAQSQRIRRILIFAYIYEGTPNWASANGVVTVFPQSGPQIEVLLDDATNGAVSCAIALLENRNGELVINREVRYIRGAQDAVDQAYGWGMNWKGGRK, from the coding sequence ATGGCCATCGACTACAACAAGCGTCCCAATCCCCAGCCGGCCGGACCTGCCCAGCAGCAGCCTGCCCAGCCGCCGGTGTCTCTGCAGAAGCTGACGTTGACCAAGTCGGCGCCGAGCGTGTCGCTGACCAAACAGGGTTCGACCACCGGACACCTCCGGGTGAACCTGAACTGGACGCAGGGCAGAGGCGGCGGCCTCTTCCGCAGATCCAGCGGGGTCGATCTGGATCTGGCCTGCCTGTGGGAGTTCACCGATGGGACCAAGGGCATCGTTCAGGCACTCGGTAATTCTTTCCAGGCGCCCCGGACGGGGAATCCGGTCATCTATCTCGATGGTGACGATCGTTCCGGTTCTGTCACCGGCGGCGAGAACATGTACATCGACCTCGCGCAGTCGCAGCGGATCCGCCGGATCCTGATCTTCGCGTACATCTATGAGGGCACGCCCAACTGGGCGAGTGCGAACGGTGTCGTCACCGTGTTCCCGCAGAGTGGGCCCCAGATCGAAGTCCTCCTCGACGACGCGACCAACGGTGCCGTCTCGTGCGCCATCGCGCTGTTGGAGAACCGCAACGGCGAACTGGTGATCAACCGCGAAGTGCGCTACATCCGAGGCGCACAGGATGCCGTCGACCAAGCCTACGGCTGGGGAATGAATTGGAAGGGTGGCCGTAAGTAG
- a CDS encoding YccF domain-containing protein, whose translation MRTLLNIIWLVLCGFWMAVAYAVAGVICCILIITIPFGIASFRIAGYALWPFGRTTVPKPDAGTASLIGNVIWMIVAGIWLAIGHITTGIALCITIIGIPLGIASFKMIPISLMPLGVDIVPVDAVRAGAAY comes from the coding sequence ATGCGAACACTCCTGAACATCATCTGGCTGGTCCTGTGCGGATTCTGGATGGCCGTCGCCTACGCCGTCGCGGGCGTCATCTGCTGCATCCTGATCATCACGATTCCCTTCGGGATCGCCTCGTTTCGGATCGCTGGATACGCGCTATGGCCGTTCGGGCGCACCACCGTGCCCAAGCCCGATGCGGGCACCGCATCGTTGATCGGAAACGTGATCTGGATGATCGTCGCGGGAATCTGGCTGGCGATCGGACACATCACCACCGGCATCGCTCTGTGCATCACCATCATCGGCATCCCGCTGGGAATCGCGAGCTTCAAGATGATCCCGATCTCGCTCATGCCGCTCGGCGTCGACATCGTGCCCGTCGACGCCGTGCGGGCAGGCGCGGCGTACTGA
- a CDS encoding DoxX family membrane protein produces MNLLHAVGRGLTGVPYIKLGFDAATTPGMRVDAAAPLLDRLPLPVDNETVVRANGAAQAFGGALIAAGIAPRAAAGLVLASLVPTTIAGHGFWTYDDPAARAQQKVQFLKNVAMAGGLVTIIAAGRK; encoded by the coding sequence ATGAATCTGCTCCACGCGGTCGGCCGCGGTCTGACCGGCGTCCCCTACATCAAACTCGGCTTCGACGCCGCCACGACGCCCGGCATGCGTGTGGACGCCGCGGCTCCACTGCTCGACAGACTTCCACTGCCCGTCGACAACGAGACCGTCGTCCGCGCCAACGGCGCCGCGCAGGCGTTCGGCGGCGCGTTGATCGCCGCGGGGATCGCTCCGCGGGCCGCCGCGGGCCTGGTCCTCGCGTCACTGGTCCCGACCACAATCGCAGGCCACGGGTTCTGGACCTACGACGACCCGGCCGCGCGCGCCCAGCAGAAGGTTCAGTTCCTCAAGAACGTCGCCATGGCGGGCGGCCTGGTCACGATCATCGCGGCCGGCCGGAAGTAG
- a CDS encoding acyl-CoA synthetase — protein MNYVDVRVNTIDSLLRRSAARTPNTVAVRFADRDWTYAQLDAAVTRAAARLTALDLEPGARVAAFGVNSDAYLIGFLGTVRAGLVHVPINFALKAGELTYLLDDSGASLVLVDPALRPTLDEVAGDVPVISLRDADDSLLTSASSGEVPTLDVTVAPTDLAQLLYTSGTTSAPKGAMMTHQALVHEYVSSVIGLDFTADDAPLIAMPLYHSAGMHVFMLPYLSIGATVSLIEKPDVAEALRLIEERRIGSLFLAPTVWVPLANHPDLDTRDLSSLKKAQYGASIMPVTVLNRLRERYPDIGFYNCFGQSEIGPLATILRPEEHADRPASCGRPAFFVETRIVDGNGDDVPIGESGEICYRSPQLCSGYWNKPEATAEAFVDGWFHSGDLVTSDDQGYITVVDRIKDVINTGGVLVASREVEDAVYLHPAVAEVAVIGTPDEKWIEAVTAVVVLKDGESVSDVDLIAFVKERIAPFKVPKSVAFVDELPRNQSGKLLKRELRANV, from the coding sequence ATGAATTACGTGGACGTCCGAGTAAATACGATCGATTCCCTTCTGCGCCGGTCCGCCGCGCGCACACCGAACACCGTTGCGGTGCGCTTCGCCGACCGCGACTGGACATATGCACAGCTCGACGCCGCCGTCACGCGCGCCGCGGCCCGGCTGACCGCCCTCGACCTCGAACCAGGGGCGCGTGTGGCCGCGTTCGGCGTCAACTCCGACGCGTACTTGATCGGTTTCCTCGGCACCGTCCGCGCCGGCCTGGTGCACGTGCCGATCAACTTCGCACTCAAAGCGGGTGAGCTGACGTACCTGCTCGACGACTCCGGTGCGTCCCTGGTGCTTGTCGACCCCGCTCTGCGCCCGACCCTCGACGAGGTGGCGGGCGACGTGCCGGTGATCTCGCTGCGCGATGCCGACGACAGCCTGCTCACATCGGCTTCCAGCGGCGAGGTCCCCACCCTGGACGTGACCGTCGCCCCGACGGACTTGGCTCAGCTGCTCTACACGTCGGGAACCACGTCGGCCCCCAAGGGCGCGATGATGACCCATCAGGCACTCGTCCACGAGTACGTGTCGTCGGTGATCGGCCTCGACTTCACCGCCGACGACGCCCCGCTCATCGCGATGCCGCTTTACCACTCGGCAGGCATGCATGTGTTCATGCTTCCGTACCTGTCGATCGGCGCGACCGTCTCCCTGATCGAGAAGCCCGACGTCGCCGAGGCTCTCCGGCTCATCGAGGAGCGGCGGATCGGCTCCCTGTTTCTCGCACCGACGGTCTGGGTGCCGCTCGCGAATCACCCTGACCTCGACACGCGGGACCTCAGCTCGTTGAAGAAGGCGCAGTACGGCGCGTCGATCATGCCCGTCACGGTCTTGAACCGACTCCGCGAGCGGTACCCGGACATCGGGTTCTACAACTGCTTCGGACAATCCGAGATCGGACCGCTGGCCACCATCCTGCGGCCGGAGGAGCACGCGGACCGGCCCGCGTCGTGCGGCCGACCGGCGTTCTTCGTCGAGACCCGCATCGTCGACGGCAACGGCGACGACGTTCCGATCGGCGAGTCGGGCGAGATCTGCTACCGCTCACCGCAGTTGTGCAGCGGCTACTGGAACAAGCCCGAGGCGACGGCGGAGGCGTTCGTCGACGGCTGGTTCCACTCCGGCGACCTCGTGACCAGTGACGATCAGGGGTACATCACGGTCGTCGACAGGATCAAGGACGTGATCAACACCGGGGGTGTGCTCGTGGCGTCCCGCGAAGTGGAAGACGCCGTCTACCTGCATCCGGCGGTCGCCGAAGTGGCCGTGATCGGCACACCCGACGAGAAGTGGATCGAAGCTGTCACCGCGGTGGTGGTGCTCAAGGACGGTGAGTCCGTGTCGGACGTTGACCTCATCGCATTCGTGAAAGAGCGGATCGCTCCGTTCAAGGTTCCGAAGTCGGTGGCGTTCGTTGACGAACTGCCGCGCAATCAGAGCGGCAAACTGCTGAAGCGAGAACTCCGGGCGAATGTCTGA
- a CDS encoding DUF937 domain-containing protein, whose translation MSDLNDLISRLPIDDLAAQLGADPADVRAAAEQVVPTLVAGVAAKSDRGEDVDTALETQDSTLADGTINAGDVDVAQGEQLVQSLFGNDGGDVAQAVSGAVPVAGVDQSLVKKLLPLLAPIVLSYVLGRMGGGKASGGGLGDVLGSILGGGNTGGGDKGGGIDLGSVLGSVLGGGNKGAGNKGGGDNPLGGILGSILGGK comes from the coding sequence ATGTCCGACTTGAACGACCTCATCAGCCGCCTCCCGATCGACGACCTCGCCGCACAGCTCGGCGCCGACCCGGCCGATGTCCGAGCAGCTGCCGAGCAGGTGGTGCCGACTCTCGTCGCCGGGGTGGCCGCCAAGAGCGACCGCGGAGAGGACGTCGACACCGCACTCGAAACTCAGGACTCGACACTGGCAGACGGCACGATCAATGCCGGTGACGTCGACGTCGCACAGGGCGAGCAGCTCGTGCAGTCGCTGTTCGGGAACGATGGCGGCGACGTCGCGCAGGCCGTGAGCGGAGCCGTCCCGGTGGCGGGCGTCGATCAGTCGCTGGTCAAGAAGCTCCTGCCGCTCCTCGCACCGATCGTCCTGAGCTACGTGCTCGGCAGGATGGGCGGCGGCAAAGCCTCCGGCGGCGGCCTCGGCGATGTTCTCGGCAGCATCCTCGGCGGCGGCAACACCGGCGGAGGAGACAAGGGCGGCGGGATCGACCTCGGCAGCGTCCTGGGCAGCGTGCTCGGCGGAGGAAACAAGGGGGCCGGTAACAAGGGCGGAGGGGACAACCCGCTCGGCGGAATCCTCGGCAGCATCCTCGGCGGGAAGTAG
- a CDS encoding catalase produces MSEETTNYTTTDSGAPAGSDEHSLTVGPSGPIVLHDHYLIEQMAQFNRERIPERQPHAKGSGAFGTFETTSDVSQYTCASLFQPGATTEMVARFSTVAGERGSPDTWRDPRGFALKFYTDEGVYDMVGNNTPVFFIKDPLKFQHFIRSQKRRADNNLRDHDMQWDFWTLSPESAHQVTWLMGDRGIPKTWRHMNGYSSHTYLWVNAAGVKHWVKYHFISDQGVEFLTQDEADRLAGADGDHHVRDLFDSISSGDHPSWTLKVQLMPFDDAADYRFNPFDLTKVWPHGDYPLHEVGKMTLHTNPTDNHAQIEQAAFEPSNTVPGIGFSPDRMLLGRVFAYADAHRARLGANYKQIPVNRPHNEVRSYSKDGAMRIDPVSDPVYAPNSKGGPAATYPGQVEPQWAADGDIVRSAYVDHAEDDDFGQPGTLVRDVLDDAARDRLADNVAGHLLDGVSEPVLLRAFEYWRNIDPDLGATIEERVRAG; encoded by the coding sequence ATGTCCGAGGAGACCACCAACTACACGACGACCGACTCCGGCGCTCCGGCCGGCAGCGACGAGCACTCGCTGACCGTCGGCCCGTCGGGACCGATCGTCCTGCACGACCACTATCTGATCGAACAGATGGCGCAGTTCAACCGGGAACGCATCCCGGAGCGCCAACCTCACGCGAAAGGCAGCGGGGCGTTCGGCACGTTCGAGACCACGTCCGACGTGTCGCAGTACACCTGCGCCTCCCTGTTCCAACCGGGTGCGACCACCGAAATGGTCGCACGCTTCTCCACCGTCGCGGGTGAACGAGGAAGCCCTGACACGTGGCGCGATCCGCGCGGTTTCGCGCTGAAGTTCTACACCGACGAAGGCGTGTACGACATGGTCGGGAACAACACGCCGGTGTTCTTCATCAAGGACCCGCTCAAGTTCCAGCACTTCATCCGGTCGCAGAAGCGTCGCGCCGACAACAACCTCCGCGATCACGACATGCAGTGGGACTTCTGGACGCTCTCACCCGAGTCGGCTCACCAGGTCACCTGGTTGATGGGCGATCGCGGCATCCCGAAGACGTGGCGGCACATGAACGGGTACAGCTCGCACACCTACCTGTGGGTGAACGCCGCGGGTGTGAAGCATTGGGTGAAGTACCACTTCATCTCCGATCAGGGCGTCGAGTTCCTGACGCAGGACGAGGCCGACCGCCTCGCCGGCGCCGACGGCGACCATCACGTCCGTGACCTGTTCGACTCCATCTCGTCCGGCGATCATCCGAGCTGGACGCTGAAGGTCCAGTTGATGCCGTTCGACGACGCGGCCGACTACCGGTTCAATCCGTTCGATCTCACCAAGGTGTGGCCGCACGGCGACTACCCGCTGCACGAGGTCGGGAAGATGACGCTGCACACCAATCCGACCGACAATCACGCCCAGATCGAGCAGGCCGCGTTCGAACCGAGCAACACCGTCCCGGGCATCGGATTCAGCCCGGATCGGATGCTCCTCGGACGCGTCTTCGCGTACGCGGACGCCCACCGCGCTCGGCTCGGCGCCAACTATAAACAGATCCCGGTCAATCGTCCGCACAACGAAGTCCGCAGTTACTCCAAGGACGGCGCAATGCGGATCGATCCGGTGAGCGACCCGGTCTACGCCCCGAACTCCAAGGGTGGACCTGCCGCGACCTACCCCGGCCAGGTCGAACCGCAGTGGGCCGCAGACGGCGACATCGTGCGGTCGGCGTACGTCGATCACGCCGAGGACGACGACTTCGGCCAACCCGGCACCCTCGTCCGCGACGTGCTCGACGACGCCGCACGTGACCGGCTCGCCGACAACGTCGCCGGACATCTCCTCGACGGAGTGAGCGAACCCGTCCTGCTTCGGGCGTTCGAGTACTGGCGCAACATCGACCCGGATCTCGGCGCGACGATCGAAGAACGGGTGCGCGCGGGCTGA